In Acanthochromis polyacanthus isolate Apoly-LR-REF ecotype Palm Island chromosome 18, KAUST_Apoly_ChrSc, whole genome shotgun sequence, the following proteins share a genomic window:
- the LOC110954176 gene encoding beta-1,3-galactosyltransferase 9, which produces MQCSLCKLRTHQWCFLLFNVLLFHALLFGADFVEEYLLQPTPGVYTDGMVVSVREKARKLDLSNSRDNVSKSYLITNPDACRNSDLFLLTLIFSSPANVTQRDAVRKTWANQVLIQGFPVRILFFLGSTQTSAAQEDLVKESELYGDVVQGHAAADSSIHGPTERTTLAFLWVITFCPLARFVLLTKDSTFVNLPAIGGYLLGLHRHPEDLYLGRVIQRESPDRDPNSPGYLPPAVYPEKYLPEYCDGTAYVLSQDVVRKVFVASAAVRASAPADVYVGLCAQKAGVAPTHSARFSGEKHIRYNACCYRYMFSSARMGRYELERVWADLQLKGGRCSLFQTYYGLVTCKALTYLDKLSFMNSPEQNEPYG; this is translated from the exons ATGCAG TGCTCTCTGTGCAAGCTACGTACCCACCAGTGGTGTTTCCTGCTCTTCAACGTGCTGCTCTTCCATGCCTTGCTGTTTGGGGCAGACTTTGTTGAGGAATACCTCCTGCAGCCCACGCCTGGGGTTTACACTGATGGCATGGTTGTTAGTGTGAGGGAGAAAGCGAGGAAACTAGACCTGAGCAACTCCAGGGACAACGTGTCCAAGAGCTATCTTATTACTAACCCTGACGCCTGCAGAAACTCTgacctcttcctcctcactcTGATCTTCAGCTCACCTGCTAATGTCACCCAAAGAGATGCGGTCAGGAAGACATGGGCCAACCAAGTGCTCATCCAAGGCTTTCCAGTCAGGATACTGTTCTTCTTAGGCTCAACTCAGACTTCTGCTGCACAAGAAGACCTTGTGAAAGAGTCTGAGCTCTATGGAGATGTAGTGCAGGGTCATGCTGCAGCTGACTCATCCATCCATGGCCCCACAGAGAGGACAACATTGGCTTTCCTCTGGGTGATCACTTTCTGTCCTCTTGCACGCTTTGTTCTGCTGACCAAGGACTCTACATTTGTCAATCTCCCTGCCATCGGAGGCTACCTGCTCGGGCTACACAGACACCCTGAGGACCTCTATCTAGGCCGAGTGATCCAGAGAGAGTCTCCTGACAGAGACCCCAACAGTCCTGGTTACCTGCCCCCAGCCGTATATCCTGAAAAGTACCTGCCTGAATACTGTGACGGAACAGCTTACGTTCTATCCCAGGATGTGGTCCGGAAAGTGTTCGTAGCATCTGCAGCTGTGCGCGCATCTGCTCCAGCTGATGTTTACGTGGGCCTTTGTGCTCAGAAAGCTGGTGTTGCACCAACCCACAGCGCCAGGTTCTCGGGAGAGAAACACATCCGCTACAACGCCTGCTGCTACCGCTATATGTTCAGCTCAGCAAGAATGGGAAGATATGAACTAGAGAGAGTGTGGGCAGATCTGCAGCTGAAAGGTGGAAGATGTTCACTGTTCCAGACTTACTATGGCCTCGTGACCTGCAAGGCCCTCACATACTTGGACAAACTGTCCTTCATGAACTCCCCGGAACAAAATGAACCTTATGGTTAA